A single region of the Halorussus gelatinilyticus genome encodes:
- a CDS encoding PKD domain-containing protein, whose translation MNGTQHIKRFGVLVMAAMLVVSGLAVAATVTTTVWQDGDDFSDWTLGTNASTTGDGGLELSDSASSSPYVNISNTEAVDKVRIETRNMSSGAEVRVYLETPLNTSADHVFNASQIDSNGTITIDVADSLHFSGDSPSNESWSGDLRVGMMEVSGDTTIESVSYLDSNTAPTADAGPNQTALQGDSVAFDGSGSTDSDGDTLSYSWDFDGDGTEDATGVSPTHSFSSTGTYTVELTVTDPDGASDTDTMTVTVEESTYEQTFDVTDANGSAVANATVDVTDDSTGTTVATLTTDDNGSAVATLADGNYSFDITADGFDSTNGSFAVSGAAQTHNVTLSPAHDITVNVVDSTGIAVENASVEFPDLNESATTDENGSAAFTGIAEGTHNVTVTGPDGDISVDDEIEVTENDTEFEVVLSEDTSGGGGWVGDNGDTTTYVFVGGGLLVVLLMFAALAGADP comes from the coding sequence ATGAACGGAACACAACACATCAAGCGGTTCGGAGTCCTTGTGATGGCGGCCATGCTCGTCGTATCGGGCTTAGCGGTCGCCGCGACGGTCACAACCACAGTTTGGCAAGATGGTGACGACTTCAGCGACTGGACGCTCGGCACCAACGCCAGTACAACTGGCGATGGAGGCCTTGAACTGTCCGACAGTGCATCTTCGTCGCCTTATGTCAACATCAGTAACACAGAAGCCGTGGACAAGGTGCGGATTGAGACCCGCAACATGTCGTCTGGAGCGGAGGTACGGGTTTATCTCGAAACTCCGTTGAACACGTCGGCTGACCACGTGTTCAACGCCAGCCAAATCGACTCTAACGGCACGATAACGATTGATGTTGCCGACTCGCTCCACTTCTCCGGCGACTCGCCGAGCAACGAAAGTTGGAGCGGTGACCTCCGAGTCGGGATGATGGAGGTCAGCGGCGACACCACAATCGAATCCGTCAGTTATTTGGATTCCAACACCGCGCCGACCGCGGACGCTGGCCCCAACCAGACCGCCCTCCAGGGCGACTCCGTGGCGTTCGACGGAAGCGGGTCGACCGATTCCGACGGAGACACGCTCTCGTACTCGTGGGACTTCGACGGTGACGGCACAGAGGACGCAACGGGCGTCTCGCCGACCCATTCGTTCTCGTCGACGGGCACGTACACGGTCGAACTCACGGTGACTGACCCTGACGGAGCGAGCGACACGGACACGATGACTGTAACGGTCGAAGAATCGACCTATGAGCAGACGTTCGACGTGACTGACGCCAACGGCTCGGCCGTCGCTAACGCCACGGTCGATGTCACGGACGACTCCACCGGGACGACGGTTGCCACGCTGACGACTGACGATAACGGTAGCGCGGTCGCCACGCTTGCGGACGGCAACTACAGCTTCGACATCACCGCGGATGGATTCGACTCGACGAATGGTAGCTTCGCTGTGTCCGGGGCGGCTCAGACGCACAACGTGACGCTCTCGCCAGCGCACGACATCACTGTCAACGTGGTTGACTCGACCGGCATCGCGGTCGAGAACGCATCGGTTGAATTCCCCGACCTGAACGAGTCGGCGACGACCGACGAGAACGGCTCGGCGGCCTTCACCGGCATCGCGGAAGGCACGCACAACGTGACGGTCACGGGCCCTGATGGCGACATCTCCGTGGACGACGAAATCGAAGTGACCGAGAACGACACCGAGTTCGAGGTCGTCCTCTCGGAGGACACCTCTGGCGGTGGAGGCTGGGTCGGCGACAATGGTGACACGACTACCTACGTGTTCGTCGGTGGCGGCCTGCTCGTCGTCCTCCTCATGTTCGCCGCTCTGGCGGGTGCCGACCCATGA
- a CDS encoding tyrosine-type recombinase/integrase — protein MGFARQSKPRNKLAASPFRADPAGLLGHDRRICLGGSEVTESMNSESPEQALTIYLEHRETELSPESLSSYEYRLNYFLDWCDQNDIDDISDITPRDIHDFKAWRRDEGADCDGELAKPTLKSNMDCLRGFLEYLERLNYAQSDIHESAESPTLKGDENVRDHIVTAEQAEAILTRLDRYSYASKPHMLFVLAWSTGARTGALRSLDLADYGPQDEYVEFVHRPDTDTRLKNGSNGERMVALRPETCAIIDDYIAETRPNVTDEYGRKPLLATKHGRMAANTIRGWIYRLTRPCWWGDGCPHDRDQDDCKAATNDNYSYECPSTTGPHSVRRGAITTHLNADVPREIVSDRAQVSESVLEKHYDGRSEREKMEQRRGFLDNI, from the coding sequence ATGGGATTCGCACGCCAGTCGAAGCCGCGAAACAAACTCGCGGCGTCTCCCTTCCGCGCAGACCCTGCGGGCCTGCTCGGCCACGACCGTCGGATATGTCTGGGCGGTTCGGAGGTCACCGAATCCATGAACTCGGAATCACCAGAACAAGCACTGACCATCTACCTCGAACACCGCGAAACCGAATTATCGCCAGAGTCGCTCAGCAGTTACGAGTACAGACTTAACTACTTCCTCGACTGGTGCGACCAGAACGACATCGACGACATATCGGACATCACACCGCGCGACATCCACGACTTCAAAGCGTGGCGGAGAGACGAGGGCGCTGACTGCGACGGCGAGTTAGCGAAGCCAACTCTGAAGTCGAATATGGACTGCCTCAGGGGATTCCTCGAATACCTCGAACGACTCAACTACGCTCAGAGCGACATCCACGAGAGCGCCGAGTCGCCCACCCTGAAGGGCGATGAGAACGTGCGCGACCACATCGTCACAGCAGAACAAGCAGAAGCCATACTGACCCGCCTCGACCGCTACAGCTACGCCTCCAAACCCCACATGCTGTTCGTTCTCGCTTGGAGCACCGGAGCTCGAACGGGTGCGCTCCGCTCACTTGACCTCGCGGATTACGGCCCTCAAGACGAGTACGTCGAATTCGTCCACCGACCGGACACCGACACGAGACTGAAAAACGGGTCGAACGGCGAGCGGATGGTCGCATTGCGCCCCGAGACCTGTGCCATCATCGACGATTACATCGCCGAAACCCGACCCAACGTGACCGACGAGTACGGCCGCAAGCCCCTGTTGGCCACGAAGCACGGGCGGATGGCGGCCAACACCATCCGCGGGTGGATTTACAGGTTGACGAGACCGTGCTGGTGGGGTGACGGGTGCCCACACGACCGCGACCAAGACGACTGCAAGGCCGCCACGAACGACAACTACTCGTACGAGTGCCCAAGCACGACGGGCCCCCACAGCGTCAGGCGAGGGGCGATAACGACGCACTTGAACGCCGACGTGCCCCGCGAAATCGTTAGTGACAGAGCGCAAGTGAGCGAGAGTGTGTTGGAGAAGCACTATGACGGTCGTAGCGAGCGAGAGAAGATGGAGCAACGACGAGGATTCCTTGACAACATCTGA
- a CDS encoding zonular occludens toxin domain-containing protein, whose amino-acid sequence MSESESEQQKAVESEFREYVHGNLPNQDDEPDAHPWTGIVQDRQLRDVLAFCERHYEPLTDDAERTFEDTGVARSIVKDHGTHTGTDALAAGNISQLSFFSGLVSYKKDVSGMKVLMSLQSMIENIPVFIGYVYGIMGSGKTDFAFLLLEVFASIYGRDSVYMAANVSSDDLDEEIDHYSRIVEQLEERRERIQAGESLDPFVIVIDEAAQIFSGSGADQHRAKQLAKLLKLARKSNANIILIGQDGKDIDASLRALCTVFIEKQSQKKAVFWQDVKDRQGINEMMSLSGIPPTNYDDYSTYDEGDFVFDDEDEEELPTQADLDDLARQHNREMMAILEATKDEHGMTQPEIASLYGYEDGKAVRRAKRDHEDKLADLGLLTDE is encoded by the coding sequence ATGAGTGAGAGCGAGTCAGAACAGCAGAAAGCAGTAGAATCGGAATTCAGAGAATACGTCCACGGAAACCTGCCGAACCAGGACGACGAGCCTGACGCCCACCCGTGGACGGGCATCGTGCAAGACCGACAACTCCGCGACGTACTGGCGTTCTGTGAACGCCACTATGAGCCCTTGACGGACGACGCCGAGCGGACATTTGAGGACACGGGAGTCGCTCGCTCCATCGTGAAAGACCACGGGACGCATACTGGCACAGACGCTCTGGCCGCGGGCAACATCTCCCAGTTGTCGTTCTTCAGTGGACTCGTTAGCTACAAAAAGGACGTGAGCGGGATGAAGGTGCTAATGTCGCTCCAGTCGATGATAGAGAACATCCCCGTGTTCATCGGCTATGTGTATGGCATCATGGGGTCTGGAAAGACCGACTTTGCGTTCCTCCTGCTGGAGGTGTTCGCTTCCATCTACGGCCGTGACAGCGTGTATATGGCGGCGAACGTCTCGTCGGACGACCTCGACGAAGAGATTGACCACTACAGCCGCATTGTTGAGCAATTGGAGGAGCGCCGGGAGCGCATCCAAGCAGGCGAGTCGCTTGACCCGTTCGTCATCGTCATCGACGAGGCCGCCCAGATTTTCAGTGGGTCTGGAGCCGACCAGCACCGCGCTAAGCAATTGGCTAAGCTCCTCAAGCTCGCCCGCAAGAGCAACGCTAACATCATCCTGATTGGCCAGGACGGTAAGGACATTGATGCCTCCCTCCGCGCTCTCTGCACCGTATTCATCGAGAAGCAGAGTCAGAAGAAGGCAGTCTTCTGGCAGGACGTGAAAGACCGTCAGGGCATCAACGAGATGATGTCACTCTCGGGCATCCCGCCGACGAACTACGACGACTACAGCACGTACGACGAGGGTGACTTCGTCTTCGACGATGAGGACGAGGAAGAACTGCCGACACAGGCCGACCTTGATGACCTCGCACGCCAACATAATCGGGAGATGATGGCGATTCTCGAAGCCACGAAGGACGAACACGGGATGACACAGCCAGAGATTGCGAGCCTGTACGGATACGAGGATGGTAAGGCAGTTCGCCGGGCGAAGCGCGACCATGAGGACAAGCTCGCCGACCTCGGCCTGCTCACCGACGAGTGA
- a CDS encoding twin-arginine translocation signal domain-containing protein — MGDDSKLYDTVAQARDDVPSGPSMSRRDVLKTGAMATAMAAGGPAAVNHVAPRYSPIGRADALAGVIAGAAVAAAAGAAVHWYVSGGLDGDSEDETLTQTHRNIRSAARGLDSSAEAEQEFENLVANRSSNWIWQDAVLEFVRGFNDTSDDAPSIPDLKAEMEANIRDDYADLEQQIVDNQTTDVVQLIEMFNHVHSYGHADSAGQIFNFYYTYNTGVDSSEFDWVGGHPVGDVSGYDVSNSDDVLRPFSDYYGDDPVTSTDDIIYIDYETINGETMEAAAGWGDYTFMQGSGFGGGHYYYDSANDDFTSIQVETDSYTGGMPQRWGVTDPDGSDLYGFLDLQRRRSAVSNIRSAAQNLAGEVDSWVDQIDQNYARGSLPAADVVATSRLWEEYSYEEGNASLTALSASQLGFETDLKGTATVVEYPNATSKSEIDGMDGQKIDGNLLLDTPDEVSVNSGEAYVVDNLTGSDGAVLMTTPSGDTAELEGVFEVKALYSYEDGERVEKDTMTPETYTFSPRDPNQYEEDVEQANNAREAATQNPEINVSDLFGLGGAGAVFNDIPRWAFLVPGAGLIIALFAALAGGE, encoded by the coding sequence ATGGGAGACGATTCGAAGCTTTACGATACGGTTGCACAGGCACGAGACGATGTCCCGAGCGGGCCGAGTATGTCGCGCCGGGACGTTCTGAAGACGGGTGCGATGGCCACGGCGATGGCCGCTGGCGGGCCCGCCGCGGTTAACCACGTCGCGCCCCGGTATTCCCCTATTGGTCGGGCGGATGCACTGGCTGGAGTCATTGCTGGGGCGGCGGTCGCGGCGGCCGCAGGAGCCGCCGTCCACTGGTATGTCTCGGGCGGTCTAGACGGCGACAGTGAGGATGAGACGCTGACTCAGACGCACCGCAATATCCGGTCGGCGGCGCGCGGTCTGGATTCGTCCGCAGAGGCAGAGCAGGAATTTGAGAACCTTGTTGCCAACCGCTCTTCGAACTGGATTTGGCAGGATGCTGTCCTTGAGTTCGTCCGAGGATTCAATGACACGTCAGATGACGCCCCGTCCATTCCCGACCTGAAGGCCGAGATGGAGGCGAACATCCGGGACGACTACGCTGACCTCGAACAGCAAATCGTCGATAACCAGACGACCGACGTGGTGCAGTTAATCGAGATGTTCAACCACGTTCACTCGTACGGGCACGCCGATAGTGCTGGTCAGATATTCAACTTCTACTATACGTACAATACAGGAGTTGATTCGTCTGAATTCGACTGGGTTGGTGGACACCCGGTAGGGGATGTGTCAGGGTACGATGTGTCCAATTCTGATGACGTCCTCCGTCCGTTCAGTGACTACTACGGGGATGACCCAGTCACCAGCACCGACGACATCATCTACATCGATTATGAGACAATCAACGGCGAGACGATGGAGGCGGCCGCTGGTTGGGGTGACTATACCTTCATGCAAGGGAGTGGTTTCGGGGGCGGTCACTACTACTACGACTCGGCCAATGACGATTTTACCAGCATCCAGGTAGAGACTGACTCGTACACTGGTGGAATGCCCCAACGCTGGGGGGTGACTGACCCTGACGGGTCTGACCTCTACGGTTTCCTCGACCTTCAACGCCGCAGGTCGGCCGTGTCGAACATCCGTAGCGCGGCGCAGAACCTTGCGGGCGAGGTCGACAGTTGGGTTGACCAAATCGACCAGAATTATGCGCGCGGTTCACTCCCTGCGGCCGACGTAGTCGCAACCTCTCGCCTGTGGGAAGAATACTCGTACGAGGAAGGAAACGCAAGTCTTACGGCTCTCTCAGCCTCGCAACTGGGCTTTGAGACCGACCTGAAGGGTACCGCGACTGTCGTCGAGTACCCCAATGCCACGAGCAAGTCTGAAATCGACGGGATGGACGGACAGAAAATCGACGGTAACCTGCTCCTCGACACCCCTGACGAAGTATCGGTCAACTCCGGCGAGGCGTACGTCGTCGACAACCTTACTGGGTCGGATGGGGCGGTCTTGATGACGACTCCGTCTGGTGACACAGCGGAGCTTGAGGGCGTGTTCGAGGTCAAGGCGCTGTACTCGTACGAGGATGGTGAGCGTGTCGAGAAGGACACGATGACCCCCGAGACGTACACCTTCAGTCCGCGCGACCCGAATCAATACGAGGAGGACGTGGAGCAGGCCAATAACGCCCGTGAAGCGGCGACGCAGAATCCTGAAATCAACGTCAGCGACCTGTTCGGGCTCGGCGGCGCAGGGGCAGTCTTCAACGACATTCCGCGCTGGGCGTTCCTCGTGCCGGGGGCTGGATTAATCATTGCGCTATTCGCCGCACTCGCGGGTGGTGAATGA